In Mobula hypostoma chromosome 11, sMobHyp1.1, whole genome shotgun sequence, the following are encoded in one genomic region:
- the LOC134353670 gene encoding achaete-scute homolog 5-like gives MIGSPMALRSPGYVYQVEPEGYDSLLERISFPDAPCVQVAPSFPADLSALQSGTEPPRLRHPDEISLLSFADHAYPDAFGNDAFSGWHYFPQMPLQSPFTAVYDYSYEPAFIRKRNERERQRVKCVNEGYARLRQHLPQEVAEKRLSKVETLRAAISYIKELQSLLRLHGDYVERQPAGNAVSQATGALEAGTDNHSANRVTADPKG, from the coding sequence ATGATCGGAAGCCCCATGGCGCTGAGATCTCCGGGTTACGTGTACCAGGTGGAGCCTGAAGGTTACGACAGTTTGTTGGAGAGGATAAGTTTCCCGGACGCGCCCTGCGTGCAGGTGGCTCCGTCATTCCCGGCCGATCTGTCCGCGCTGCAGTCGGGCACCGAGCCGCCCCGACTCCGGCACCCCGACGAGATCTCGCTGCTGTCTTTCGCTGATCATGCCTATCCCGATGCCTTCGGCAACGACGCCTTCTCGGGCTGGCACTACTTCCCTCAGATGCCTCTCCAGAGCCCCTTCACTGCTGTCTACGACTACTCGTACGAGCCCGCCTTCATCCGCAAGCGCAACGAAAGGGAGAGGCAGCGGGTGAAGTGCGTGAACGAGGGCTACGCCCGGTTGAGGCAGCACCTACCGCAGGAGGTGGCCGAGAAAAGACTCAGCAAGGTGGAGACGCTGAGAGCCGCCATCAGCTACATCAAAGAGCTGCAGTCTCTGCTCCGGCTGCACGGCGACTACGTGGAGAGGCAGCCGGCCGGGAACGCCGTTTCCCAGGCAACGGGTGCCCTAGAAGCAGGCACGGACAACCACTCCGCAAACAGGGTGACTGCAGACCCGAAGGGGTAA